From the Pieris napi chromosome 20, ilPieNapi1.2, whole genome shotgun sequence genome, one window contains:
- the LOC125059808 gene encoding syndecan isoform X2: protein MQWRIYAWLFCIALVGYVRATEDGAAGVQPTETLHIQHDGPLASDKDLFIDDDGSGVEIDESSGSGYGPGPGPDDEDSRGSARILSSNPSEQEPRGAGEDQPSRPDISGDINLSGETDIISQAGSNLEPETRPADSGVVIMDTPHEDRATSFFAQPGILAAVIGGAVVGLLCAILVVMFIVYRMRKKDEGSYALDEPKRSPAAASYGKGHNNREFYA, encoded by the exons GACGGTGCCGCCGGCGTCCAGCCGACGGAGACACTCCACATACAGCACGACGGTCCTCTCGCCTCCGACAAGGATCTCTTCATTGACGATGACGGCTCGGGCGTAGAGATCGACGAGAGCTCTGGATCCGGCTACGGACCCGGCCCTGGCCCCGACGACGAAGACAGCCGCGGCTCAG CGAGGATATTGTCAAGTAACCCGAGCGAACAAGAACCGCGCGGCGCGGGGGAGGATCAGCCCTCGCGCCCGGATATCTCTGGAGACATCAACTTGTCTGGAGAAACC GATATAATAAGCCAAGCGGGATCAAACCTAGAGCCAGAGACGCGGCCAGCGGACAGCGGTGTGGTGATCATGGACACGCCCCACGAGGACCGCGCAACCAGCTTCTTCGCACAACCGGGCATACTAGCTG CCGTAATCGGTGGAGCCGTAGTAGGACTTCTATGCGCGATTCTAGTAGTAATGTTCATAGTATATAGAATGAGGAAGAAGGATGAAGGTTCATATGCTTTGGACGAGCCTAAGAGAAGCCCGGCAGCAGCATCGTATGGGAAAGGTCACAACAATCGAGAATTTTATGCGTGA
- the LOC125059808 gene encoding syndecan isoform X1: protein MQWRIYAWLFCIALVGYVRATEDGAAGVQPTETLHIQHDGPLASDKDLFIDDDGSGVEIDESSGSGYGPGPGPDDEDSRGSGDVPDAPEDDEDYTRTTEAPIPTIFHTNPSSPDESEPLTPPLVQPIDVISPRILSSNPSEQEPRGAGEDQPSRPDISGDINLSGETDIISQAGSNLEPETRPADSGVVIMDTPHEDRATSFFAQPGILAAVIGGAVVGLLCAILVVMFIVYRMRKKDEGSYALDEPKRSPAAASYGKGHNNREFYA from the exons GACGGTGCCGCCGGCGTCCAGCCGACGGAGACACTCCACATACAGCACGACGGTCCTCTCGCCTCCGACAAGGATCTCTTCATTGACGATGACGGCTCGGGCGTAGAGATCGACGAGAGCTCTGGATCCGGCTACGGACCCGGCCCTGGCCCCGACGACGAAGACAGCCGCGGCTCAGGTGACGTCCCAGACGCGCCTGAGGATGACGAAGACTACACACGTACCACGGAGGCTCCGATACCCACTATATTCCATACGAATCCGTCCAGTCCGGACGAATCAGAGCCTCTGACCCCACCTTTAGTGCAGCCCATCGATGTTATTAGTC CGAGGATATTGTCAAGTAACCCGAGCGAACAAGAACCGCGCGGCGCGGGGGAGGATCAGCCCTCGCGCCCGGATATCTCTGGAGACATCAACTTGTCTGGAGAAACC GATATAATAAGCCAAGCGGGATCAAACCTAGAGCCAGAGACGCGGCCAGCGGACAGCGGTGTGGTGATCATGGACACGCCCCACGAGGACCGCGCAACCAGCTTCTTCGCACAACCGGGCATACTAGCTG CCGTAATCGGTGGAGCCGTAGTAGGACTTCTATGCGCGATTCTAGTAGTAATGTTCATAGTATATAGAATGAGGAAGAAGGATGAAGGTTCATATGCTTTGGACGAGCCTAAGAGAAGCCCGGCAGCAGCATCGTATGGGAAAGGTCACAACAATCGAGAATTTTATGCGTGA
- the LOC125059806 gene encoding putative nuclease HARBI1: MNIDKFFTDFKRDIQEIREFRRKTMRARKKYKMRFNPLNMPDDTFRQYYRFTKQNMLKIVDLLRNDLEVDLRGGGVPVELQVMAVIRYWARHGIQENCADVHGISQQTLSRLAQKVSIALCCKSSQYIKMPENSTEESTIMHQFEEISGMKNITGVLDCTHIKIQKISDNNGQSFINSQGQYSINTQIICDANLRIRDIVCRWRGSTDDAKIYNESSIKRRFEENEFVGKLIGDCAYPCTSHLLTPVLRPITEAEERYNQSFFETHNVVQQCMSVWKERFRILQDVIRGSLNTAKTTVVACAVLHNIAMQLNEPILEDTGIMKSETAMVEEPNLFVDDGNEIHRNQYIEEYFNT; encoded by the exons ATGAATATTGATAAGTTTTTCACAGACTTTAAACGCGATATTCAAGAAATAAGAGAGTTTCGAAGAAAGACaatgcgagccagaaaaaaatataaaatgaggTTCAATCCTCTAAACATGCCAGACGATACATTCAGACAATACTACAGATTTACTAAGCAGAACATGCTAAAAATTGTTGATTTACTGCGAAATGATCTAGAAGTGGATTTGCGTGGGGGTGGTGTTCCAGTTGAACTGCAAGTGATGGCAGTTATTAGATATTGGGCTCGACATGGG ATCCAAGAGAACTGTGCTGACGTCCACGGAATAAGTCAGCAAACATTGTCGCGCTTAGCTCAAAAAGTTTCTATCGCATTATGTTGTAAAAGTTCTCAGTATATTAAAATGCCAGAAAATTCTACAGAGGAATCAACAATTATGCATCAATTTGAGGAAATAAGTGGCATGAAAAACATAACTGGTGTCTTAGATTGTACCCACATaaagatacaaaaaataagtGATAATAATGGTCAATCTTTTATTAACAGTCAGGGGCAGTACTCAATTAATACACAG ATTATCTGTGATGCCAATCTGAGAATACGAGATATTGTATGTCGCTGGCGAGGAAGTACTGATGATGCAAAGATATATAATGAAAGCTCAATAAAGAGGCGTTTTGAAGAAAATGAATTTGTTGGAAAACTCATAGGTGATTGTGCATATCCCTGTACTTCTCATCTACTCACACCTGTTCTGAGACCTATAACTGAAGCAGAAGAAAGATATAATCAAAGCTTTTTTGAAACTCATAATGTTGTCCAACAATGCATGAGTGTTTGGAAGGAAAGATTCCGAATTTTACAAGATGTCATTAGGGGCTCATTAAACACTGCCAAAACAACTGTAGTTGCTTGTGCAGTACTACATAATATAGCAATGCAATTAAATGAACCTATTCTTGAAGACACAG GTATAATGAAAAGTGAGACTGCTATGGTTGAAGAaccaaatttatttgttgatgATGGGAATGAGATACACAGAAACCAGTATATAGAGgagtattttaatacataa
- the LOC125060039 gene encoding pneumococcal serine-rich repeat protein-like — translation MAAKFLLALACVTLAQCSPALINGYLYRDGRGFSVGQAFANGYGGRATGSATANGGVLQAYGTASSADNQFARNDFGEAIPGQAVANAEVFEGPEAPQYGVAKAVAEAQNAPTFYYEIPQPAAIMYEQNFELPAQMRYQVPAGQIKAESSAIVNGDSESSISTVTNDGAGSAQSSAQTRGVGSYGVTASNAKIYGGQGSASANANNGLGNTISSARTQGFGAANTRSQGGLGLTSAQSQTNGGYGSASSTVNNAYESAVATANTQGFGSATSNADINNAVASANAAEHRGISWRFGTLYGTPSMVAPSNLGQAQASSQANGGQAKSTAHTNTAGYGNAQSSADALGQGSANANANINGGYVNSAAKTYGYDAGVAKTVANTQGFGTANSEANTGLGSVKSTANTNGFGYGNANANSDISGTGLKSTANTNGFGSASSSANNGASMGSWRTNVYNPYGGSRTVANAQTSGQGSATSSANTQGLHAGYRVVNSSANTSGYGSAQANAQSI, via the exons ATGGCAGCAAAGTTCCTCCTAGCTCTGGCTTGTGTCACATTGGCTCAATGTAGCCCTGCCCTTATAAACG GTTATTTATACCGTGATGGACGAGGGTTTTCAGTGGGACAAGCCTTTGCGAACGGCTATGGTGGGCGTGCAACGGGGTCTGCTACCGCTAATGGCGGCGTCCTCCAGGCCTATGGTACTGCTTCATCGGCTGACAATCAATTTGCAAGAAATGACTTTGGCGAAGCTATTCCTGGACAGGCTGTAGCAAATGCTGAGGTTTTTGAAGGTCCAGAGGCTCCTCAATATGGTGTAGCCAAAGCTGTCGCTGAAGCTCAAAACGCACCTACATTTTATTACGAAATCCCTCAACCAGCTGCTATTATGTACGAACAAAACTTTGAACTGCCTGCACAGATGAGATATCAAGTACCTGCAGGACAAATTAAAGCTGAATCTTCTGCTATCGTCAACGGAGATTCAGAATCTTCAATCTCAACAGTGACTAATGACGGTGCCGGTTCAGCTCAGTCTTCCGCCCAAACCCGTGGAGTAGGTAGTTATGGCGTAACAGCCTCAAATGCAAAGATTTACGGAGGACAAGGGTCAGCATCCGCAAATGCCAACAACGGCCTTGGAAACACTATCAGCTCTGCCAGAACTCAGGGATTCGGTGCCGCAAACACAAGGTCTCAGGGAGGACTCGGTTTGACCTCTGCTCAATCACAGACCAACGGCGGATATGGCTCAGCTTCGTCTACTGTTAACAATGCCTATGAATCAGCTGTTGCCACCGCAAATACTCAAGGCTTCGGTTCAGCAACCTCAAACGCTGATATCAACAACGCCGTTGCTTCCGCTAACGCCGCTGAGCATAGAGGCATCTCGTGGCGTTTTGGAACCCTCTATGGTACCCCCTCAATGGTGGCTCCCTCTAACCTCGGCCAAGCTCAAGCTTCAAGCCAAGCAAACGGCGGCCAAGCTAAATCTACCGCACACACAAACACTGCTGGTTATGGAAACGCGCAATCATCCGCTGATGCTCTCGGTCAGGGCTCTGCGAACGCAAACGCTAACATTAACGGTGGTTACGTCAACTCTGCAGCGAAAACATACGGCTATGATGCAGGTGTAGCTAAAACCGTAGCTAACACTCAGGGCTTTGGAACTGCCAACTCTGAAGCCAACACTGGTCTTGGATCCGTCAAATCTACCGCCAACACCAATGGATTCGGTTATGGCAACGCAAACGCTAATTCTGATATCAGCGGAACAGGCCTGAAGTCAACTGCGAACACCAACGGATTTGGATCTGCTTCTTCTTCTGCTAACAACGGAGCATCTATGGGTTCATGGAGAACAAACGTTTACAACCCATACGGTGGCTCTCGCACTGTAGCTAACGCTCAAACATCTGGCCAGGGTTCCGCCACCTCATCAGCTAACACCCAAGGTCTACACGCTGGATACAGAGTAGTGAACTCTTCAGCAAACACATCAGGATATGGCTCAGCTCAGGCCAATGCCCAATCCATTTAA